The Procambarus clarkii isolate CNS0578487 chromosome 64, FALCON_Pclarkii_2.0, whole genome shotgun sequence genome includes a window with the following:
- the Crk gene encoding adapter molecule Crk has protein sequence MTTTFDPHDRASWYFGQMSRQDATDLLMGEREGGVFLVRDSTTILGDFVLCVREDNKVSHYIINKIQQAEQVRYRIGDQMFPDLPSLLNFYKLHYLDSTPLIRPAVKRCEKVVAKYDFEGSDQDDLPFRKGEILTIVSKDEELWWTARNSMNQTGSIPVPYVQKYEEGESIPVNSTPNRGSTQSTEGTPRPKPSLQRKLPAYARVKQARVPNAYDKTALRLEVGDVIKVTKMNINGQWEGELNGKVGHFPFTHVEFIDSENSADGDPN, from the exons ATGACGACCACCTTCGATCCTCATGATCGAGCCAG CTGGTACTTTGGGCAGATGTCACGGCAGGATGCAACGGATTTGCTGATGGGAGAGCGAGAAGGTGGAGTCTTCTTGGTGAGGGACTCCACCACAATCCTGGGGGACTTTGTTCTCTGTGTCAG AGAAGACAACAAGGTTTCACATTATATAATAAACAAGATACAACAGGCCGAACAAGTGCGCTATCGCATAGGTGATCAAATGTTCCCGGATCTGCCGTCGCTTCTTAATTTTTATAAACTACATTACCTAGATAGCACGCCTCTCATCCGACCTGCAGTCAAGCGCTGTGAGAAGGTGGTAGCAAAATATGACTTCGAAGGCAGT GATCAAGATGATCTGCCATTCAGAAAAGGAGAAATATTAACTATTGTAAGCAAAGATGAAGAACTGTGGTGGACGGCCAGAAATTCTATGAACCAAACGGGGTCCATACCAGTACCGTATGTGCAGAAG TATGAAGAAGGAGAGAGTATTCCCGTGAACTCGACCCCAAATAGAGGAAGCACACAGTCTACTGAAGGCACACCACGCCCTAAACCAAGTCTTCAG CGAAAACTACCTGCGTATGCACGAGTGAAACAAGCCCGCGTTCCCAATGCCTATGACAAAACGGCCCTTAGACTGGAAGTTGGCGATGTTATCAAAGTAACGAAGATGAACATCAATGGCCAATGGGAAGGGGAACTGAATGGAAAAGTTGGGCACTTCCCTTTCACACATGTCGAGTTCATTGACAGTGAAAATTCAGCGGATGGAGATCCTAATTAA
- the Mitofilin gene encoding MICOS complex subunit Mic60 isoform X1, whose translation MLRLSSRLAPRTTAKVVRVGGARRPQSSYSSRGGGGSKALLAAAGTTTLVAGVVGYSAWSNDNRKAVENIIPGSRHLLNVILGPEQETVSPKIPKPEIGLLKKKLEREKKKTEEKAASASIASNEGSKTDEYGLDTTVITGGEPSLEPFPATPLDKPAVSNFGERIASEVAAQDTENAALCQALEDLASVAQKDITAALSAAEDAAIIIRQHAEKAYQAIDSGQDKELLFAAVAELSNKKAEVMTIAQQKISAAGEAVTKLEEQIASGLSSSLTKENKNLITAEEAVGELKYALENIKNIVTDSERDSKVVSDYRDLIEAGREEFEAEVRSLLPEVKLGETSDKLTPDELNLLIAHAHRKVLQLQKQVASQQTLEHDRFKEALSNQREEDMKLLEAKIDAELDRQKQKLEVEYKRKMAHLREDLEGELRIQLKRQAAAHSDHLADVLYVQEKELETKWSELLQDQLQSEKDRYLTRVARMQGQLDGLKNALSARADVDKAAYAARELWLACEALRSALRLGTDGAKSWEEQLRPLSEQISAIKAATGNGNPYVGAVLSAVSEEAQTRGVYTEEALRERFIKVERICKRVSMIGDNGGSLITYLLSFIQSFLVLNAFEYLPGTEVRNEEIAVDTLSTYDILARARYCLDKDDLSLSVRYMNLLRGEPRNVATSWLKEARLTLETRQAADALLAHAAATAVKAL comes from the exons ATGTTGAGGTTGTCTTCTCGTCTGGCTCCTCGCACCACAGCTAAG GTAGTGCGAGTTGGTGGTGCCAGACGACCACAATCGTCATACTCGAGCCGAGGAGGTGGCGGCAGCAAGGCCCTATTGGCAGCAGCCGGTACAACTACGCTTGTGGCTGGTGTAGTTGGCTATTCTGCTTGGAGCAATGACAACAGAAAG GCTGTTGAGAACATCATTCCTGGATCCAGGCATCTCCTGAATGTTATTCTTGGCCCAGAGCAAGAGACTGTTTCCCCTAAGATTCCTAAACCAGAAATTGGACTGTTGAAGAAGAAGCTTGAACGTGAAAAGAAGAAAACTGAGGAGAAGGCAGCCTCAGCCAGCATAGCTAGCAATGAAGGCAGCAAGACAGATGAGTATG GATTGGACACAACTGTCATTACAGGAGGAGAGCCGTCCCTTGAGCCTTTCCCAGCTACGCCTTTGGACAAACCAG CAGTTTCAAATTTTGGAGAGAGAATAGCTTCAGAAGTAGCAGCTCAGGATACAGAAAATGCTGCACTTTGTCAAGCCCTGGAGGATCTGGCATCAGTAGCACAAAAAGACATCACCGCTGCACTTTCTGCTGCTGAGGATGCGGCCATAATAATCAGGCAACATGCCGAGAAGGCATACCAAGCCATTGACTCAGGGCAAGATAAAGAGTTACTTTTTGCTGCCGTCGCTGAGCTgtctaacaagaaagcagaagtaatgACAATTGCCCAACAGAAGATATCAGCAGCTGG TGAGGCTGTTACGAAATTAGAAGAGCAGATTGCCAGTGGTCTTTCCTCAAGCTTGACCAAGGAGAATAAGAATCTGATTACTGCAGAGGAGGCTGTTGGAGAACTGAAATATGCTTTGGAAAACATTAAAAACATTGTGACAGATTCTGAGAGGGATAGCAAAGTTGTCA GTGATTATCGGGATCTTATTGAAGCTGGCCGGGAGGAATTTGAAGCAGAGGTTCGATCACTTTTACCCGAAGTGAAATTGGGCGAGACGAGTGACAAATTAACACCAGATGAATTAAATCTTCTCATTGCCCACGCCCATCGTAAGGTTCTTCAGCTGCAAAAGCAAGTTGCTAGTCAACAG ACGTTGGAACATGACCGGTTTAAAGAAGCTCTAAGCAATCAACGTGAAGAGGACATGAAGTTATTGGAAGCAAAAATAGATGCTGAATTAGACAGGCAAAAGCAGAAGTTGGAAGTTGAATACAA ACGCAAGATGGCACATCTTCGTGAAGACCTTGAAGGAGAACTACGGATCCAGCTGAAGCGTCAAGCAGCTGCCCACAGTGACCATTTGGCTGATGTATTATATGTACAAGAAAAAGAATTAGAGACCAA ATGGTCTGAACTCCTGCAGGACCAGCTTCAGTCAGAAAAGGATAGATATCTGACACGTGTTGCCAGGATGCAGGGACAGCTAGATGGCCTCAAG AATGCACTGTCAGCCCGAGCTGATGTTGATAAAGCTGCTTATGCTGCTCGTGAGCTATGGCTGGCATGTGAGGCCTTGCGAAGTGCACTGAG ACTTGGAACTGATGGTGCTAAATCATGGGAGGAACAGCTCAGACCTCTTAGTGAACAAATATCAGCAATCAAGGCAGCAACAG GCAATGGTAATCCTTACGTTGGTGCAGTGTTGAGTGCTGTGTCTGAAGAGGCTCAGACCCGTGGAGTGTACACAGAAGAAGCCTTGAGAGAACGCTTTATAAAGGTTGAAAGAATTTGTAAGCGTGTATCTATGATAGGCGATAATGGTGGTTCTCTAATTAC GTATCTTCTCTCATTCATACAGAGTTTTTTGGTCCTAAATGCCTTTGAATACTTGCCTGGCACTGAAGTTCGTAATGAAGAGATTGCAGTTGACACCCTCTCCACCTATGATATCTTAGCCAGAGCCAG ATATTGCCTTGACAAGGATGATCTGTCTCTAAGCGTTCGTTACATGAATCTACTCCGTGGGGAACCTCGCAATGTTGCCACAAGTTGGTTAAAGGAAGCCAGACTAACTCTTGAAACACGTCAAGCTGCCGATGCTCTTTTGGCTCATGCTGCTGCTACTGCCGTTAAGGCTCTGTAA
- the Mitofilin gene encoding MICOS complex subunit Mic60 isoform X2, with the protein MLRLSSRLAPRTTAKVVRVGGARRPQSSYSSRGGGGSKALLAAAGTTTLVAGVVGYSAWSNDNRKAVENIIPGSRHLLNVILGPEQETVSPKIPKPEIGLLKKKLEREKKKTEEKAASASIASNEGSKTDEYGLDTTVITGGEPSLEPFPATPLDKPVSNFGERIASEVAAQDTENAALCQALEDLASVAQKDITAALSAAEDAAIIIRQHAEKAYQAIDSGQDKELLFAAVAELSNKKAEVMTIAQQKISAAGEAVTKLEEQIASGLSSSLTKENKNLITAEEAVGELKYALENIKNIVTDSERDSKVVSDYRDLIEAGREEFEAEVRSLLPEVKLGETSDKLTPDELNLLIAHAHRKVLQLQKQVASQQTLEHDRFKEALSNQREEDMKLLEAKIDAELDRQKQKLEVEYKRKMAHLREDLEGELRIQLKRQAAAHSDHLADVLYVQEKELETKWSELLQDQLQSEKDRYLTRVARMQGQLDGLKNALSARADVDKAAYAARELWLACEALRSALRLGTDGAKSWEEQLRPLSEQISAIKAATGNGNPYVGAVLSAVSEEAQTRGVYTEEALRERFIKVERICKRVSMIGDNGGSLITYLLSFIQSFLVLNAFEYLPGTEVRNEEIAVDTLSTYDILARARYCLDKDDLSLSVRYMNLLRGEPRNVATSWLKEARLTLETRQAADALLAHAAATAVKAL; encoded by the exons ATGTTGAGGTTGTCTTCTCGTCTGGCTCCTCGCACCACAGCTAAG GTAGTGCGAGTTGGTGGTGCCAGACGACCACAATCGTCATACTCGAGCCGAGGAGGTGGCGGCAGCAAGGCCCTATTGGCAGCAGCCGGTACAACTACGCTTGTGGCTGGTGTAGTTGGCTATTCTGCTTGGAGCAATGACAACAGAAAG GCTGTTGAGAACATCATTCCTGGATCCAGGCATCTCCTGAATGTTATTCTTGGCCCAGAGCAAGAGACTGTTTCCCCTAAGATTCCTAAACCAGAAATTGGACTGTTGAAGAAGAAGCTTGAACGTGAAAAGAAGAAAACTGAGGAGAAGGCAGCCTCAGCCAGCATAGCTAGCAATGAAGGCAGCAAGACAGATGAGTATG GATTGGACACAACTGTCATTACAGGAGGAGAGCCGTCCCTTGAGCCTTTCCCAGCTACGCCTTTGGACAAACCAG TTTCAAATTTTGGAGAGAGAATAGCTTCAGAAGTAGCAGCTCAGGATACAGAAAATGCTGCACTTTGTCAAGCCCTGGAGGATCTGGCATCAGTAGCACAAAAAGACATCACCGCTGCACTTTCTGCTGCTGAGGATGCGGCCATAATAATCAGGCAACATGCCGAGAAGGCATACCAAGCCATTGACTCAGGGCAAGATAAAGAGTTACTTTTTGCTGCCGTCGCTGAGCTgtctaacaagaaagcagaagtaatgACAATTGCCCAACAGAAGATATCAGCAGCTGG TGAGGCTGTTACGAAATTAGAAGAGCAGATTGCCAGTGGTCTTTCCTCAAGCTTGACCAAGGAGAATAAGAATCTGATTACTGCAGAGGAGGCTGTTGGAGAACTGAAATATGCTTTGGAAAACATTAAAAACATTGTGACAGATTCTGAGAGGGATAGCAAAGTTGTCA GTGATTATCGGGATCTTATTGAAGCTGGCCGGGAGGAATTTGAAGCAGAGGTTCGATCACTTTTACCCGAAGTGAAATTGGGCGAGACGAGTGACAAATTAACACCAGATGAATTAAATCTTCTCATTGCCCACGCCCATCGTAAGGTTCTTCAGCTGCAAAAGCAAGTTGCTAGTCAACAG ACGTTGGAACATGACCGGTTTAAAGAAGCTCTAAGCAATCAACGTGAAGAGGACATGAAGTTATTGGAAGCAAAAATAGATGCTGAATTAGACAGGCAAAAGCAGAAGTTGGAAGTTGAATACAA ACGCAAGATGGCACATCTTCGTGAAGACCTTGAAGGAGAACTACGGATCCAGCTGAAGCGTCAAGCAGCTGCCCACAGTGACCATTTGGCTGATGTATTATATGTACAAGAAAAAGAATTAGAGACCAA ATGGTCTGAACTCCTGCAGGACCAGCTTCAGTCAGAAAAGGATAGATATCTGACACGTGTTGCCAGGATGCAGGGACAGCTAGATGGCCTCAAG AATGCACTGTCAGCCCGAGCTGATGTTGATAAAGCTGCTTATGCTGCTCGTGAGCTATGGCTGGCATGTGAGGCCTTGCGAAGTGCACTGAG ACTTGGAACTGATGGTGCTAAATCATGGGAGGAACAGCTCAGACCTCTTAGTGAACAAATATCAGCAATCAAGGCAGCAACAG GCAATGGTAATCCTTACGTTGGTGCAGTGTTGAGTGCTGTGTCTGAAGAGGCTCAGACCCGTGGAGTGTACACAGAAGAAGCCTTGAGAGAACGCTTTATAAAGGTTGAAAGAATTTGTAAGCGTGTATCTATGATAGGCGATAATGGTGGTTCTCTAATTAC GTATCTTCTCTCATTCATACAGAGTTTTTTGGTCCTAAATGCCTTTGAATACTTGCCTGGCACTGAAGTTCGTAATGAAGAGATTGCAGTTGACACCCTCTCCACCTATGATATCTTAGCCAGAGCCAG ATATTGCCTTGACAAGGATGATCTGTCTCTAAGCGTTCGTTACATGAATCTACTCCGTGGGGAACCTCGCAATGTTGCCACAAGTTGGTTAAAGGAAGCCAGACTAACTCTTGAAACACGTCAAGCTGCCGATGCTCTTTTGGCTCATGCTGCTGCTACTGCCGTTAAGGCTCTGTAA